In the genome of Vibrio sp. NTOU-M3, one region contains:
- a CDS encoding ABC transporter ATP-binding protein: protein MITFSDIQLLRGGKPLLDQTSATIHPGDKIGLVGKNGCGKSTLFALIKDELSVDAGNFSKPAHWEMAWVAQETPALERSALEYVIDGDREYRSLEQKLAQAEQADNGTLVAEIHGQIETIGGYSIRARAAELLDGLGFSQAQMSWSLTQFSGGWRMRLNLAQALLCRSDLLLLDEPTNHLDLDAVMWLERWLQNYPGTLVLISHDRDFLDPIVGRIIHIENQNLNEYTGNYSSFEEQRAQKLVLQQAMFEKQQKQMSHMQSYIDRFRYKASKARQAQSRIKALERMEKVLPAQFDNPFSFQFRDPDALPNPIIMMDDVSAGYGDNLILEKIRLNLVPGSRIGLLGRNGAGKSTLIKLLSGELNTQGGELTYSQGVKIGYFAQHQLETLHPEETPLQHMMQIAPQKTELELRNYLGSFGFQGDKALEKVAPFSGGEKARLVLALIVWQKPNLLLLDEPTNHLDLDMRQALTLALQTFEGAMVIVSHDRYLLRATTDDLYLVHDRQVAPFDGDLNDYYKWLTDQQKEQRREAQASQPEKSSTNSAAAKKEQKRREAEFRKQTAPLRKTLTKLEEKMDKLGAALAEAEAQLADNSLYEAENKAKLNQVLTLQADSKGELEEVEMEWMSLQEELEQMEQDFNQA, encoded by the coding sequence ATGATTACCTTTTCAGACATTCAGCTCCTACGTGGCGGCAAGCCATTGTTGGATCAAACTTCCGCAACTATCCATCCCGGAGACAAGATTGGTCTGGTGGGTAAAAATGGCTGTGGTAAATCAACCCTGTTTGCTCTGATCAAAGACGAATTGTCTGTCGATGCTGGTAATTTTAGCAAACCTGCGCATTGGGAGATGGCTTGGGTTGCTCAGGAGACGCCTGCCCTTGAGCGTAGTGCACTGGAATATGTGATCGACGGGGATCGTGAATACCGCTCTCTCGAGCAGAAACTGGCACAAGCAGAGCAAGCAGATAACGGCACTTTAGTAGCCGAAATCCACGGCCAAATCGAAACCATCGGCGGTTACAGCATCCGGGCACGCGCCGCCGAATTGCTTGATGGTTTGGGTTTTAGTCAAGCGCAGATGAGCTGGAGTCTGACCCAGTTTTCGGGGGGCTGGCGTATGCGCCTCAACCTTGCTCAAGCACTGCTGTGTCGCTCTGATTTACTTTTGCTCGATGAGCCAACCAACCACTTGGATTTGGATGCAGTCATGTGGTTAGAGCGCTGGCTACAGAATTACCCGGGGACACTGGTTCTTATCTCGCACGACCGCGATTTTCTTGACCCTATCGTAGGTCGCATCATCCACATCGAAAATCAAAACCTCAACGAGTACACCGGCAACTACTCGTCATTTGAAGAGCAACGAGCGCAAAAGCTGGTGTTGCAACAAGCGATGTTTGAAAAGCAACAAAAGCAGATGTCGCACATGCAGTCCTACATCGATCGCTTCCGTTATAAAGCCTCCAAAGCCCGTCAAGCGCAGAGCCGAATTAAAGCTCTGGAGCGCATGGAAAAAGTACTGCCTGCGCAGTTTGATAACCCATTCAGTTTCCAGTTCCGCGATCCGGATGCGCTACCAAACCCAATCATTATGATGGATGATGTCTCTGCTGGGTACGGTGATAACCTAATTTTGGAAAAAATCCGCCTTAACCTCGTTCCAGGCAGCCGAATTGGCCTACTTGGTCGCAATGGTGCCGGTAAATCGACTCTGATTAAATTGCTGTCAGGGGAGCTCAATACTCAGGGTGGCGAACTCACCTATTCTCAAGGTGTGAAAATTGGCTATTTCGCCCAGCATCAATTGGAAACATTGCATCCAGAAGAAACACCATTGCAGCACATGATGCAAATCGCCCCACAAAAGACAGAATTAGAACTGCGTAACTATCTCGGTAGCTTTGGCTTTCAAGGCGACAAAGCGTTAGAAAAGGTTGCCCCTTTCTCTGGTGGTGAAAAAGCGCGTTTAGTTTTAGCTTTGATCGTCTGGCAGAAACCAAACCTATTGCTACTCGATGAGCCGACCAACCACCTTGATTTGGATATGCGTCAAGCGTTAACGCTGGCATTGCAGACCTTTGAAGGGGCAATGGTGATCGTCTCGCACGACCGTTATTTACTCCGTGCAACCACCGATGACTTGTATTTAGTCCATGATCGCCAAGTTGCACCTTTTGATGGTGACTTGAATGACTACTATAAGTGGCTAACAGATCAGCAAAAAGAGCAACGTCGTGAAGCGCAAGCATCACAACCAGAAAAAAGCAGTACCAACAGTGCAGCGGCGAAGAAAGAGCAGAAACGCCGTGAAGCCGAGTTCCGTAAACAAACGGCACCACTGCGTAAAACGCTCACCAAACTTGAAGAAAAGATGGACAAATTAGGCGCTGCGCTTGCTGAAGCGGAAGCGCAGTTAGCAGATAACAGCCTGTACGAAGCCGAAAACAAAGCCAAACTGAATCAGGTTCTTACTCTGCAGGCTGACAGCAAAGGCGAGTTAGAAGAAGTCGAGATGGAATGGATGTCATTACAAGAAGAGCTTGAGCAAATGGAACAAGACTTCAACCAAGCCTAA
- the kefG gene encoding glutathione-regulated potassium-efflux system ancillary protein KefG, which translates to MTTSQTLPKILVIFAHPEPNASIANQVMTKKIESLEHVTLHDLYGCYPDFFIDVAAEHQLLLEHDIIVFQHPLFMYSCPALLKEWIDRVLGKGFAFGAGSALQGKYWRSVITTGGKQEAFGEKGYNKYPLADILQPFELTAALCQMHWIEPLVLYWSRNVTDIERYQHAEQYRRWLQDPLSIVGGCDGDGI; encoded by the coding sequence ATGACTACTAGCCAAACGCTGCCAAAAATTTTAGTGATTTTTGCACACCCAGAGCCCAATGCCTCCATTGCTAATCAGGTGATGACTAAGAAAATTGAGTCTCTGGAACATGTCACGCTTCACGATCTGTACGGTTGTTACCCAGACTTTTTTATTGATGTCGCGGCGGAGCATCAGTTGCTGCTTGAACATGACATCATCGTTTTCCAACATCCACTATTTATGTATTCCTGCCCAGCATTATTGAAAGAGTGGATTGACCGCGTCTTAGGCAAGGGGTTTGCCTTTGGGGCGGGTAGCGCACTGCAAGGAAAATACTGGCGTAGCGTGATCACCACGGGAGGCAAGCAAGAAGCCTTTGGTGAAAAGGGATATAACAAGTACCCGCTGGCCGATATTTTACAACCTTTTGAGCTGACGGCAGCGCTGTGTCAGATGCATTGGATCGAACCACTGGTGCTGTATTGGTCACGTAACGTGACCGATATCGAACGTTACCAACATGCTGAGCAATACCGCCGCTGGTTACAAGACCCACTTTCGATTGTAGGAGGCTGCGATGGCGATGGAATCTGA
- the kefB gene encoding glutathione-regulated potassium-efflux system protein KefB translates to MAMESDFLQSSFIFLTAAVIAVPLAQRAGLGSVLGYLLAGVAIGPWGLGLISDVEAILHFAEFGVVLLLFLIGLELNPKKLFQMKGPILGLGGAQVVLTTLALSLIAHFAGIGWQTSLVIGMGLALSSTAIALKVIEEQGLGGSETGQSGFAVLLFQDIAVIPMLAFLPMLAGNTAGNWWDAIWMLAGITGLMVGGHFLLRPLFRYIVLSGVRELFTVAALLLVIGIALLMKKLGLSMALGTFLAGVLLAESEYRHELEIAIEPFKGLLLGLFFIAVGMAVNLGLLALQPLQVLGAVIGLIVIKGLILYFLAKLAGTRAKARSKMAAILSQGGEFAFVIFTAASAEGLLDQQQTAFLLVVVSLSMVTTPLLLMLQKQWFAKKLNFDEGTTIKTDVVDKSPRVIIAGFGRFGQIVGRLMYANKMKVTVLESDASQIQLLRKYGYKVFYGDATQLDLLRAAGAAKAEAIVLCTDSPDEIMKIVDLCKHHFPKMKVLARARSRVEAYQLLSHGVESYSRETFLGALDLGRQALVELGMHPYQAKRAEAHFRKLDNAMLKELLPQHIEDKQLALRAKEARKELEEIFGREMESDQQSKNFWNESP, encoded by the coding sequence ATGGCGATGGAATCTGATTTTCTGCAAAGCAGCTTTATTTTTCTTACCGCAGCGGTGATTGCTGTTCCTTTAGCTCAGCGCGCTGGTTTAGGTTCTGTTTTGGGGTATTTGCTGGCTGGTGTGGCAATCGGTCCATGGGGACTGGGTTTAATTAGCGATGTTGAAGCCATTCTGCACTTTGCTGAATTTGGTGTTGTATTGCTGCTGTTTCTGATTGGTCTTGAGCTGAATCCGAAAAAACTGTTCCAGATGAAAGGCCCAATATTAGGGCTGGGTGGGGCACAAGTAGTATTGACCACTTTAGCTTTATCTCTGATTGCTCATTTTGCTGGGATTGGTTGGCAAACCAGCTTAGTGATTGGGATGGGGCTGGCGCTGTCATCTACAGCGATTGCGTTAAAAGTTATTGAAGAGCAAGGTTTGGGTGGCTCTGAAACGGGGCAGTCAGGCTTTGCGGTATTGCTGTTTCAAGATATCGCCGTGATCCCAATGCTGGCCTTCCTTCCCATGTTAGCGGGTAATACCGCGGGTAATTGGTGGGATGCAATCTGGATGTTAGCAGGGATCACTGGCTTGATGGTGGGTGGGCATTTCTTACTTCGCCCATTATTTCGCTATATCGTACTCAGTGGCGTTCGCGAGCTCTTTACCGTAGCGGCTTTGCTGTTGGTCATTGGTATTGCTCTGCTGATGAAAAAACTCGGACTCTCAATGGCATTGGGCACATTTTTGGCGGGTGTTCTGCTGGCGGAGAGTGAGTATCGCCATGAACTGGAAATAGCCATTGAACCGTTCAAAGGTCTATTGTTGGGATTGTTCTTCATTGCGGTAGGCATGGCCGTGAATTTGGGCTTACTGGCGCTCCAACCACTGCAAGTTTTAGGGGCAGTCATTGGTCTTATCGTCATCAAAGGGCTGATTTTATACTTTCTGGCTAAACTCGCCGGGACACGAGCAAAAGCACGCAGCAAGATGGCCGCAATTTTAAGCCAAGGCGGTGAATTTGCGTTTGTCATTTTTACCGCTGCTAGCGCAGAAGGGTTACTTGATCAGCAGCAAACTGCATTCTTATTGGTGGTAGTGAGCCTTTCGATGGTGACAACGCCTTTGTTGCTGATGTTGCAAAAACAGTGGTTTGCTAAAAAGCTGAATTTCGATGAAGGCACCACAATTAAAACAGATGTGGTTGATAAAAGCCCACGGGTGATCATTGCGGGTTTTGGACGTTTTGGACAAATTGTTGGGCGCTTAATGTATGCCAACAAAATGAAAGTGACCGTATTAGAGAGTGATGCCAGCCAAATTCAGTTATTGCGCAAGTATGGCTATAAAGTTTTTTATGGTGATGCTACCCAATTAGATCTATTACGGGCCGCCGGGGCTGCAAAAGCGGAAGCGATAGTGCTTTGTACCGACTCACCCGATGAGATCATGAAAATCGTAGACTTGTGTAAACATCACTTTCCTAAAATGAAAGTATTGGCTCGTGCGCGCAGCCGCGTTGAAGCCTATCAGTTGCTAAGTCATGGGGTTGAAAGCTATTCACGTGAAACCTTCCTCGGCGCGTTAGATTTAGGCCGTCAAGCCTTGGTTGAACTCGGTATGCATCCTTATCAAGCCAAGCGAGCAGAAGCGCATTTTCGTAAATTGGATAATGCGATGCTGAAAGAGCTGTTGCCACAACATATTGAAGATAAACAATTGGCCTTGAGAGCCAAAGAAGCTCGTAAAGAGCTGGAAGAAATTTTTGGTCGTGAAATGGAGAGTGACCAACAATCGAAAAACTTTTGGAATGAATCACCCTAG
- a CDS encoding YheV family putative zinc ribbon protein, producing the protein MKKRFIAGANCPKCQHQDTLRWWIENNIELVECVECDYAEQRKPQSVEKTGHAQQDMIGIFKPD; encoded by the coding sequence ATGAAAAAAAGATTTATCGCAGGCGCCAACTGTCCTAAGTGTCAACACCAAGACACATTACGCTGGTGGATAGAGAATAATATTGAGTTAGTAGAGTGTGTTGAGTGTGATTACGCCGAGCAACGTAAGCCCCAATCGGTTGAGAAAACAGGGCATGCTCAGCAAGACATGATCGGAATTTTTAAACCCGATTGA
- the slyD gene encoding peptidylprolyl isomerase has translation MKIEKNVVVSLAYQVKMEDGVVVDQSTADAPLDYLHGNNNLITGLEKELEGKVAGDKFSVTVAPEEAYGEHNDALVQRVPANVFQGVDQIEVGMRFLADTDQGPIPVEVTEVDGDEVVVDGNHMLAGQTLSFDVEVVAVREATAEEIEHGHVHQAGGCGHDHDHEGGCCGGEGHDHGEEKKDGCCGGGSCGSH, from the coding sequence ATGAAAATCGAAAAGAACGTAGTCGTTAGTCTTGCGTACCAGGTAAAAATGGAAGACGGCGTTGTTGTTGATCAATCAACAGCGGATGCCCCTCTAGATTACCTGCACGGTAACAACAACCTGATCACAGGTCTTGAAAAAGAATTGGAAGGTAAAGTTGCTGGCGACAAATTCTCTGTAACAGTGGCTCCAGAAGAAGCATACGGTGAGCACAACGATGCTTTGGTACAACGTGTACCAGCGAACGTATTCCAAGGTGTTGATCAAATTGAAGTTGGTATGCGTTTCCTTGCTGACACTGACCAAGGTCCGATTCCTGTTGAAGTAACAGAAGTTGATGGCGACGAAGTTGTGGTTGATGGTAACCACATGCTTGCTGGTCAGACACTGTCTTTCGATGTGGAAGTGGTTGCAGTTCGTGAAGCGACTGCAGAAGAGATCGAACACGGTCATGTGCACCAAGCGGGTGGTTGTGGTCACGACCACGATCATGAAGGCGGCTGCTGTGGTGGCGAAGGTCATGATCACGGTGAAGAGAAAAAAGACGGTTGCTGCGGTGGCGGTAGCTGCGGCTCTCACTAA
- a CDS encoding isoaspartyl peptidase/L-asparaginase family protein — MSQPFSIAIHGGAGTILREQMSEELKQAIVNDLTRSVEAGHQVLTQGGDALDAVVAAVKVMEDSPHFNAGKGSVLTNREMVEMDASVMHGNGMNAGAVAGVRHIRNPITLARDVMLNSNHVLLIGEGAEEFAFEHGHEYTEQDYFFTERRYEQLQSMKEKGLFALSEAKYPDDRKHGTVGAVALDQHGNLAAATSTGGVTNKKYGRVGDSALIGAGTVAENGNVAVSTTGMGEFFIRKMVAGDVAARMRYLNEDIQTACETVIQGELKQMGGEGGLIAVDAKGTIHFAMNSSGMYRAGMDHLGNFSVKIYADE, encoded by the coding sequence ATGTCTCAGCCATTTTCTATTGCTATTCATGGCGGTGCTGGCACCATCTTACGTGAGCAAATGAGTGAGGAACTTAAACAAGCCATTGTTAATGATCTTACTCGCTCCGTTGAGGCGGGGCATCAAGTCTTAACACAAGGCGGGGATGCGCTTGATGCGGTTGTCGCGGCAGTGAAAGTGATGGAAGACTCACCTCACTTTAACGCAGGCAAAGGCTCAGTGCTGACCAACCGCGAAATGGTTGAAATGGATGCTTCGGTCATGCATGGCAACGGCATGAATGCGGGCGCGGTGGCTGGCGTTCGTCATATTCGTAATCCGATAACACTGGCCCGAGATGTGATGCTTAACAGTAACCATGTTTTGCTAATTGGTGAAGGAGCAGAAGAGTTTGCTTTCGAACATGGGCATGAATACACCGAACAAGATTACTTCTTTACCGAGCGTCGCTACGAACAGCTGCAATCGATGAAAGAGAAAGGCCTATTCGCCCTGTCTGAAGCCAAGTATCCTGATGATCGTAAACATGGCACTGTCGGCGCGGTAGCATTAGATCAACACGGCAATCTCGCTGCTGCCACCAGTACTGGTGGCGTCACAAATAAAAAATACGGTCGTGTTGGCGACTCAGCGTTGATTGGTGCAGGTACGGTTGCTGAAAACGGTAACGTGGCGGTTTCGACGACAGGGATGGGGGAGTTCTTCATCCGAAAAATGGTAGCTGGCGATGTGGCTGCACGAATGCGCTACCTCAATGAAGACATTCAAACCGCGTGTGAGACCGTCATTCAAGGCGAATTGAAACAAATGGGCGGTGAAGGTGGACTGATTGCTGTGGATGCTAAGGGCACTATTCATTTTGCTATGAATAGCTCGGGTATGTACCGTGCGGGCATGGATCATTTGGGGAATTTCAGCGTAAAAATCTATGCTGACGAGTAA
- a CDS encoding adenylosuccinate synthase, with protein sequence MGNNVVVLGTQWGDEGKGKIVDLLTEDAKYVVRYQGGHNAGHTLVIDGEKTVLHLIPSGILRDNVKCVIGNGVVLSPEALLKEMKPLEERGIPVRERLFISEACPLILPYHVAMDQAREIARGKKAIGTTGRGIGPAYEDKVARRGLRVGDLFDMATFAEKLKEVMEFHNFQLVHFYKAEPVSYEEVLEQAKGYAELLTSMVIDVTDELDAARKRGDKIMFEGAQGTLLDIDHGTYPYVTSSNTTAGGVAAGSGFGPRHIGYILGIAKAYCTRVGAGPFPTELYDGLDKQDPIGKHLGEVGHEFGATTGRLRRTGWFDAVAMRRAIQINSVSGFCLTKLDVLDGLKELKICTGYKMEDGSTLEVSPMAAEAFEKATPIYETMPGWSENTFGAKSIDDLPQAALDYIKRIEELTGVPVDIISTGPDRNETIIKVHPFNS encoded by the coding sequence ATGGGTAATAACGTAGTCGTTCTGGGCACCCAATGGGGTGACGAAGGTAAAGGTAAAATCGTAGACCTTTTAACTGAAGATGCAAAATACGTGGTTCGCTACCAAGGCGGTCACAATGCAGGCCACACTCTAGTCATTGACGGTGAAAAAACCGTTCTTCACTTAATTCCATCAGGTATCCTTCGCGATAACGTAAAATGCGTTATCGGTAACGGTGTAGTTCTATCACCTGAAGCTCTATTAAAAGAAATGAAGCCTCTTGAAGAGCGCGGTATTCCAGTACGCGAACGTCTTTTCATTTCTGAAGCATGTCCTCTAATTCTTCCTTACCACGTTGCAATGGACCAAGCTCGCGAAATCGCTCGCGGTAAAAAAGCTATCGGTACAACAGGCCGTGGTATTGGTCCAGCATACGAAGATAAAGTGGCTCGTCGCGGTCTACGCGTTGGCGACCTATTCGATATGGCGACTTTTGCAGAGAAACTAAAAGAAGTGATGGAATTCCATAACTTCCAACTAGTTCACTTCTACAAAGCTGAGCCTGTAAGCTACGAAGAAGTACTTGAGCAAGCAAAAGGCTATGCTGAGCTACTTACTTCAATGGTTATCGATGTTACTGACGAACTAGACGCAGCACGTAAGCGCGGCGACAAGATCATGTTCGAAGGTGCACAAGGTACGCTACTTGATATCGACCACGGTACTTACCCGTACGTAACGTCTTCTAACACGACGGCTGGTGGTGTTGCTGCTGGTTCTGGTTTTGGTCCTCGTCACATCGGTTATATCCTTGGTATCGCAAAAGCTTACTGTACTCGTGTTGGTGCTGGTCCATTCCCGACTGAGCTATACGACGGTCTAGACAAGCAAGATCCAATCGGTAAGCACCTAGGTGAAGTTGGTCACGAGTTCGGCGCGACAACAGGTCGTCTACGTCGTACAGGTTGGTTTGATGCAGTGGCGATGCGTCGCGCTATCCAAATTAACTCTGTATCTGGTTTCTGTCTAACTAAACTAGACGTTCTAGATGGTCTAAAAGAGCTAAAAATCTGTACTGGTTACAAGATGGAAGATGGCTCTACGCTAGAAGTTTCGCCAATGGCTGCTGAAGCATTCGAAAAAGCAACGCCTATCTACGAAACAATGCCTGGTTGGTCTGAAAATACATTCGGCGCGAAATCAATCGATGATCTACCGCAAGCGGCTCTAGATTACATCAAGCGTATCGAAGAGCTAACGGGTGTGCCAGTTGATATCATCTCAACAGGCCCAGATCGTAACGAGACTATCATTAAGGTTCATCCATTTAACTCTTAA
- a CDS encoding tetratricopeptide repeat protein codes for MKLRTIAASLCLVLSSPFIKAQAAEIGEPVPIYTEAELIKLINQNKHLERVKADSCQLVEDIVARATRISLPSYEFLYGDMLAWGVCVEQDVELGLYYMENAAHQGLPAALEQLGRYYSRGTLVQQDKERAIPYLREAAAMGNLNARIHLAELLLRDHGSPLDYEDAYRWLYNSVTADQRTHKRINILRQGLERRMPQNIIARAKKRDTFW; via the coding sequence ATGAAGCTAAGGACGATAGCCGCTTCTTTGTGTCTGGTATTGAGCTCGCCATTTATCAAAGCCCAAGCGGCAGAAATTGGCGAGCCTGTGCCCATCTATACAGAAGCTGAGCTAATTAAATTAATTAATCAGAACAAACATTTAGAACGAGTCAAAGCCGACAGCTGTCAGTTGGTTGAAGATATCGTTGCGCGTGCAACGCGCATTAGCCTGCCGTCATATGAATTTCTCTATGGAGATATGCTGGCATGGGGCGTCTGCGTTGAGCAAGACGTCGAGTTAGGCTTGTACTACATGGAAAATGCGGCTCATCAAGGTCTCCCTGCCGCTTTGGAGCAGCTTGGGCGTTATTACTCCCGAGGCACCTTAGTACAACAAGATAAAGAGCGCGCGATTCCATACTTGCGTGAAGCTGCCGCGATGGGAAACCTCAATGCTCGTATCCACCTCGCGGAATTATTGCTGCGGGATCATGGTAGTCCATTAGACTATGAAGATGCGTATCGATGGTTATATAACTCAGTGACGGCCGATCAACGTACTCACAAACGAATTAATATTCTGCGGCAAGGATTAGAGCGTAGAATGCCACAAAACATCATCGCCAGAGCGAAAAAGCGCGACACATTCTGGTAG
- a CDS encoding amidohydrolase, with protein sequence MNTKRSLLACLLAGISVFSYASHAAKPVDLIITDATILTMDANKAVYESGTVVVKGNKIIAVGDDSLATQYRADKVLDVDGDIVMPGLINTHTHVSMTVFRSLGDDVPDRLHRYIFPLESKLVSRDMVRIGANLGNVEMVKGGVTTYADMYYFEDEVAKTVDKIGMRAILGETVIKFPVADAANADEGIQYALKFIEQYKDHPRITPAFAPHAPYTNTTETLQKIAKLSQEKEVPVMIHLAESKREQDKIAERSNGLSPVQYMHSIGALNKNLLGAHMILVDDQDIELVKKADMGVAHNMSANIKSAKGVSPALKMYDENVRIGLGTDGPMSGNTLSTIDEFNQVAKVHKLVNHDRAAMPPLKVIDMATMGAAKALHMEDKIGSLEAGKLADIIVIDTKAPNMIPVYNPYSALVYSANSANVRHTIVDGKILMEDRNMLTINEEKVRQEALAFTDLVRKTVLESGEKIQ encoded by the coding sequence ATGAATACAAAACGTTCACTGCTTGCCTGTCTGCTTGCGGGTATCAGCGTATTTTCCTACGCAAGTCATGCTGCTAAACCTGTTGACCTCATCATTACTGATGCCACCATCCTAACCATGGACGCCAACAAAGCCGTTTATGAAAGTGGGACAGTTGTGGTGAAAGGGAATAAAATCATCGCCGTCGGTGATGATTCTCTCGCAACACAATATCGCGCAGATAAAGTTCTGGATGTCGATGGTGACATCGTGATGCCAGGACTTATTAATACACATACTCACGTTTCTATGACGGTGTTTCGCTCTTTAGGCGATGATGTGCCAGACCGGCTTCATCGTTATATTTTCCCATTAGAATCAAAGCTCGTTTCCCGTGATATGGTGCGCATCGGTGCCAATCTTGGCAATGTTGAGATGGTTAAAGGGGGCGTCACCACTTATGCAGACATGTATTATTTTGAGGATGAAGTAGCAAAGACGGTCGATAAAATCGGTATGCGGGCCATATTAGGCGAAACGGTGATTAAATTCCCAGTAGCCGATGCTGCCAATGCTGACGAAGGTATCCAGTATGCACTGAAATTTATCGAGCAATATAAAGATCATCCACGTATTACCCCAGCTTTTGCTCCGCATGCACCTTACACCAACACCACAGAAACATTGCAGAAAATCGCTAAGCTTTCGCAAGAGAAAGAAGTGCCCGTGATGATCCACCTTGCTGAATCAAAACGTGAGCAAGACAAAATTGCTGAGCGTTCAAATGGGTTATCCCCCGTTCAATACATGCATAGCATTGGAGCGCTGAATAAAAACTTACTGGGTGCCCATATGATCTTGGTCGATGATCAAGATATTGAATTGGTGAAAAAAGCGGATATGGGCGTCGCACATAATATGAGTGCGAACATTAAATCCGCTAAAGGGGTGTCACCTGCACTAAAAATGTATGACGAAAACGTACGCATCGGCTTAGGGACCGACGGCCCGATGTCAGGCAACACACTCAGCACCATTGATGAGTTTAACCAAGTGGCAAAAGTGCACAAACTGGTGAATCACGATCGCGCCGCCATGCCACCGTTAAAGGTCATCGATATGGCTACGATGGGCGCAGCAAAAGCACTGCATATGGAAGATAAGATTGGTTCTCTTGAAGCAGGAAAACTGGCGGATATTATTGTTATCGACACTAAAGCGCCTAACATGATCCCAGTCTATAACCCTTATTCTGCATTGGTTTATTCCGCAAACTCTGCCAACGTACGTCATACCATTGTTGATGGAAAGATCTTAATGGAAGATCGCAACATGCTGACGATTAATGAAGAAAAAGTGCGCCAAGAAGCGCTAGCCTTTACTGACTTAGTAAGAAAAACCGTTCTCGAATCTGGAGAGAAGATTCAATAA